In one window of Limnohabitans sp. MORI2 DNA:
- a CDS encoding ion transporter — MNTTTKQDKFLEDLDVKSILGQDEEANIDRNLPMRKWLYSWLLDPNIPGNFQKELDKWISYLIIGNLFSLMFEHVPAVYEPYRTWFELFDIFSVAVFTIEYALRLYLAPEDEEFKNRKHARFSFVTSPFAIIDFLAVAPFYLKAFIPIDLRVLRFLRLLRILKLFRVLIPALAEFKELNKNRTFRQKVHALVFPSEYGGTMQHIFEVFIGVWVILSVMAVILESVKSINYILHLQFVILDAVAVAIFTVEYCMRMYACVEEPGYKGAFLGRFRQAKNPSTFIDFLAILPFFLEVFLHHLIDLRFLRVFRLARLLKLTRGSDATAVLVKVVVREWPVMGAATFIMMLLLVLTASLGYLFEYDAQPEKFENIPTSIYWAVITLASVGYGDISPVTPMGRAMTSVLALLGIGIFAIPAALLASAFSDELVKERDQLKANLFAILKDGHISEAEAAIIRAEAKRLHLTVEEVNKLIEVVIKEHELEERNPLPIHKIAENPALAVEHYKVLLGQIRQLGVQVDAAQFDQAAQQGERLSANEFALWQKIQGKA; from the coding sequence ATGAATACCACGACAAAACAAGACAAATTCCTGGAAGACCTCGACGTCAAATCCATTCTGGGCCAAGACGAAGAAGCCAACATCGACCGCAACTTGCCGATGCGCAAGTGGCTCTACTCTTGGTTGCTGGATCCAAACATCCCCGGCAACTTCCAAAAAGAACTCGACAAGTGGATCAGCTACTTGATCATCGGTAACTTGTTCAGCCTGATGTTTGAACACGTGCCAGCGGTGTATGAGCCCTACCGCACCTGGTTTGAGCTGTTCGACATCTTCTCAGTGGCCGTGTTCACCATTGAATACGCCTTGCGCTTGTACCTCGCTCCTGAAGACGAGGAATTTAAAAACCGCAAGCATGCGCGCTTTAGCTTCGTCACAAGCCCCTTTGCCATCATCGACTTCTTGGCTGTGGCTCCTTTCTACTTGAAAGCCTTCATTCCAATCGATTTGCGCGTGTTGCGATTCCTGCGACTCTTGCGAATCTTGAAGTTGTTCCGTGTGTTGATTCCAGCGCTGGCTGAATTCAAAGAGCTCAACAAGAACCGCACCTTCCGTCAAAAAGTGCATGCACTCGTGTTCCCCAGCGAGTACGGCGGCACCATGCAACACATTTTTGAAGTGTTCATTGGCGTATGGGTGATCTTGTCTGTGATGGCCGTGATCTTGGAATCCGTCAAGAGCATCAACTACATCTTGCATTTGCAATTCGTCATCTTGGACGCCGTGGCTGTGGCCATTTTCACAGTTGAGTACTGCATGCGCATGTACGCTTGTGTGGAAGAACCTGGCTACAAAGGTGCCTTCTTGGGTCGTTTCCGTCAGGCCAAGAATCCATCGACTTTCATCGACTTCTTGGCGATCTTGCCCTTCTTCTTAGAAGTGTTCCTGCATCACCTCATCGACTTGCGCTTCTTGCGAGTGTTCCGTTTGGCACGATTGCTCAAACTCACACGCGGCAGCGATGCGACCGCCGTGTTGGTCAAAGTGGTGGTGCGCGAGTGGCCAGTGATGGGCGCTGCCACCTTCATCATGATGTTGCTGTTGGTCTTGACCGCCAGCTTGGGCTACTTGTTTGAATACGACGCTCAACCTGAGAAGTTCGAGAACATCCCCACCTCTATCTACTGGGCGGTCATTACCTTGGCCTCTGTGGGTTACGGTGACATTTCACCCGTCACGCCCATGGGCCGTGCCATGACCAGCGTCTTGGCGCTGTTGGGCATTGGTATCTTCGCCATCCCTGCTGCGTTGTTGGCTTCTGCCTTCAGCGACGAATTGGTGAAAGAACGTGACCAATTGAAAGCCAACTTGTTTGCCATTTTGAAAGATGGCCACATCAGTGAAGCAGAAGCCGCCATCATCCGTGCAGAAGCCAAGCGCCTGCATTTGACGGTGGAAGAAGTGAACAAGCTGATTGAGGTGGTGATCAAAGAGCACGAGCTCGAAGAGCGCAACCCGCTGCCCATCCACAAGATTGCCGAAAACCCAGCCTTGGCTGTGGAGCATTACAAAGTCCTGTTGGGCCAGATTCGTCAACTCGGCGTGCAAGTCGATGCTGCGCAGTTTGACCAAGCAGCTCAACAAGGCGAGCGTCTGTCTGCCAACGAATTTGCCTTGTGGCAAAAAATTCAAGGTAAGGCTTAA
- a CDS encoding ion transporter, translated as MTTGFKNTLMEILDGSPKHTASRYVEWLITLVVLVNCSAVILDSVPEIHAEFKDFFHELEFWSVMFFTVEYIARVWSLGAKYSRENGGAWKGRFEYMFSAFGLVDFFATMPHYMHMFFPTLDLRILRVLRLLRILKLSKYNTALQDLFHAIHSERQAFGSAVFLLTIATIVSASLMHFAEGHHQPEFFGTIPHSIYWSIVTITSGYGNVEPMTKAGEAIALITGFLGVCMAAIMTGIVASAFSNQVARKKAAFEAQLREVFKDGNMSEEEQETLKRLQAHYRLSDEQVEAMMLRAKNKSSAKD; from the coding sequence ATGACTACAGGTTTTAAAAACACCCTGATGGAAATACTGGACGGCTCGCCCAAACATACGGCGAGCCGATACGTGGAGTGGCTCATCACCCTTGTGGTGCTGGTGAACTGCTCGGCGGTGATTCTTGATTCCGTTCCAGAAATTCACGCTGAATTCAAAGACTTCTTCCACGAGTTGGAGTTTTGGAGCGTGATGTTCTTTACCGTGGAATACATCGCACGCGTGTGGTCTTTGGGCGCCAAATACAGCCGAGAAAACGGTGGCGCATGGAAGGGACGTTTCGAATACATGTTCAGTGCATTTGGCTTGGTGGACTTTTTTGCCACCATGCCTCACTACATGCACATGTTCTTCCCGACGCTCGATTTGCGTATCTTGCGTGTGCTGCGACTGCTGCGAATTTTGAAGCTCTCCAAGTACAACACAGCGCTGCAAGACTTGTTTCACGCCATCCACTCAGAGCGTCAAGCGTTTGGCTCTGCTGTGTTTTTGCTGACCATCGCCACCATTGTGTCGGCCTCTTTGATGCACTTTGCAGAAGGCCACCATCAGCCCGAGTTTTTCGGCACGATTCCTCACTCGATCTACTGGTCGATCGTGACCATCACTTCCGGCTATGGCAACGTCGAACCGATGACCAAAGCGGGCGAAGCCATCGCACTGATCACCGGCTTCTTGGGCGTGTGTATGGCCGCCATCATGACCGGTATCGTGGCCTCAGCGTTCTCCAACCAAGTGGCACGCAAGAAAGCCGCGTTTGAGGCTCAACTGCGCGAAGTCTTCAAAGACGGCAATATGTCCGAAGAAGAGCAAGAAACATTGAAGCGTTTGCAAGCGCACTACCGCCTGTCAGATGAACAAGTCGAAGCCATGATGCTTCGCGCCAAAAACAAATCGTCCGCCAAGGACTGA
- a CDS encoding ion transporter: protein MTTAVPTPSTYQRIKRRTFEIMEGEVPDKYSNFVEIFIALLVVANVIGIILESVPEIHDALEHEFHLFDMFSVAVFSIEFVMRVWSYSEKYIHSGGTAWDGRKEYVFSFYGIIDFVSTVPFYLQLIFPGADLRVLRMFRLMRIFKLSRYNSAFEDMVAAVKAEKDSFSSAVFLLFISCLLFSSLIYIIEGHEQPEVFPSIPAAMHWFVITIISGWGNVDPVTFVGTILVIFTQILSIALAAILTGVVATAYTAQVERRQALYEMEVRNVLADGVVTEEEQAQLKIMQAKLGMSDEQVEAIKHQMEEEKQISDANKQVK from the coding sequence ATGACCACAGCAGTTCCGACCCCCTCTACCTACCAGCGCATCAAGCGCCGCACCTTCGAAATCATGGAAGGTGAAGTACCGGACAAGTACAGCAACTTCGTCGAAATCTTCATCGCCTTGCTGGTGGTGGCCAACGTGATTGGCATCATCTTGGAATCAGTCCCTGAGATCCACGACGCTTTAGAACACGAGTTCCATTTGTTTGACATGTTCAGCGTGGCTGTCTTCTCGATTGAGTTCGTCATGCGCGTTTGGTCGTACAGCGAAAAGTACATTCACAGCGGTGGCACCGCATGGGATGGCCGCAAAGAATATGTGTTTAGCTTCTACGGCATCATCGACTTTGTGAGCACTGTGCCGTTTTACTTGCAGTTGATCTTCCCTGGCGCTGACTTGCGCGTGCTTCGGATGTTCCGTTTGATGCGGATTTTCAAACTCTCACGCTACAACAGCGCGTTTGAAGACATGGTGGCAGCGGTTAAAGCCGAGAAAGATTCTTTCTCCTCTGCGGTGTTCTTGCTGTTCATCAGTTGCTTGCTGTTCTCTTCGCTGATTTACATCATCGAAGGCCATGAGCAGCCTGAAGTATTCCCCTCTATTCCGGCCGCGATGCACTGGTTTGTCATCACCATCATCTCTGGCTGGGGCAACGTGGACCCTGTCACTTTCGTGGGCACGATCTTGGTGATCTTCACGCAAATTTTGTCCATCGCTTTGGCCGCCATCCTGACCGGTGTGGTGGCTACTGCTTACACGGCGCAAGTTGAGCGACGTCAAGCTTTGTATGAAATGGAAGTGCGAAACGTGCTCGCCGACGGTGTTGTGACCGAAGAAGAGCAAGCACAACTTAAAATCATGCAAGCCAAACTTGGCATGTCTGATGAACAAGTCGAAGCCATCAAACACCAAATGGAAGAAGAGAAGCAAATCTCTGACGCCAATAAACAAGTTAAATAA
- a CDS encoding DUF4337 domain-containing protein gives MSEVPETELPEHGNDPFRTRCAMLVSCLAMCLAIASLGGNNASKESMSNNILASNAYAFYQAKNIRQTDYKIAADELRIQIANDKLSSAAKQMAEKKLEAYEKNIARYESEPETGDGKKELMEKAKAHEHERDIALRQDPWFDYAEALLQIAIVLTSVAILTGAHVLFWVPCALGALGILSTINGFMLFI, from the coding sequence ATGAGTGAAGTTCCAGAAACTGAATTACCAGAACACGGCAACGATCCATTCCGCACGCGCTGCGCCATGCTGGTGTCGTGCTTGGCCATGTGCTTGGCCATTGCCAGCTTGGGCGGCAACAATGCCTCTAAAGAGAGCATGAGCAACAACATCTTGGCCTCTAACGCGTATGCGTTCTATCAAGCCAAGAACATTCGCCAGACCGATTACAAAATCGCTGCTGATGAATTGCGCATTCAAATCGCCAACGACAAGCTATCTTCTGCCGCCAAACAAATGGCAGAGAAAAAACTCGAAGCTTATGAAAAGAACATCGCTCGCTATGAGTCAGAGCCAGAAACGGGCGATGGCAAAAAAGAGCTGATGGAAAAAGCCAAAGCGCACGAGCACGAGCGTGATATCGCTTTGCGCCAAGACCCTTGGTTTGACTATGCAGAAGCGTTGCTACAAATCGCCATTGTGTTGACTTCGGTGGCCATCCTCACCGGCGCACATGTGCTGTTCTGGGTACCTTGTGCCTTGGGAGCTTTAGGCATCCTCTCGACCATCAACGGTTTTATGCTTTTCATCTAA
- a CDS encoding ion transporter, giving the protein MQSTSSATPWRERIEQFITHRTIQSFLVFLIVVNAAILGIETNHDVMDVWGHELFLLDHIILGIFILEIVLLMAARGFSFFKDAWSVFDFIVVGIALVPASGSLSVLRALRVLRVLRLINKVESMRKVVGGLLSSLPGLGSVFGLIMIIFYVASVIATNLYHKDFPDWFGSLTTSAFTLFQVMTLESWADGIARPVMEVFPYSWVFFILFILIATFIIFNLFIAVIVDSITADKDKDHRDHHHQLSVQEELQALRQEMAELRQLLIEKNTR; this is encoded by the coding sequence ATGCAAAGCACTTCTTCGGCAACACCTTGGCGTGAACGAATTGAGCAATTCATCACGCACCGCACAATTCAAAGTTTTTTAGTTTTCCTCATCGTCGTCAACGCGGCCATTTTGGGCATTGAAACCAACCACGATGTGATGGACGTATGGGGCCATGAGTTGTTCTTGCTCGATCACATCATCTTGGGCATTTTCATTTTAGAAATCGTGTTGCTCATGGCTGCACGTGGCTTCTCTTTTTTCAAAGATGCTTGGTCCGTGTTTGACTTCATCGTCGTTGGCATTGCCTTGGTGCCTGCTTCTGGCTCCTTGTCTGTGTTGCGTGCGCTGCGCGTGTTACGGGTGCTGCGCCTCATCAACAAAGTCGAGAGCATGCGAAAAGTCGTGGGTGGCTTGCTCAGCTCACTGCCAGGCTTGGGCTCGGTGTTCGGCCTGATCATGATCATCTTCTATGTGGCATCGGTCATTGCCACCAACCTGTATCACAAAGATTTTCCAGACTGGTTTGGCAGCCTAACCACCAGTGCCTTCACCTTATTCCAAGTGATGACGCTTGAGAGCTGGGCAGATGGCATTGCACGACCAGTGATGGAGGTGTTCCCCTATTCTTGGGTCTTCTTCATTTTGTTCATTTTGATCGCCACCTTCATCATCTTCAACTTGTTCATTGCCGTGATCGTGGATTCCATCACTGCAGACAAAGACAAAGACCATCGCGATCACCACCACCAACTCAGCGTGCAAGAAGAGTTACAAGCGCTTCGCCAAGAAATGGCAGAGCTGCGTCAATTACTGATTGAAAAGAACACACGATGA
- a CDS encoding ion transporter: MTTHHTSPLASFYKWVFDPEFKHGFQRQVERTIAFLIVASVIAVLLENTPEIYNDYKHWFHWFDVLTVGIFTAEYVMRVATAHLNPEFANKNFPRLRYTFSFYALIDLIAIAPFYFARFVDVDVEMLRVLRIMRLARMFKLSRQIIPAWHEFQELNQGRSFRAKVYAMLEPTGHSGRLHTYIDNFIVFWIALSIICVVFETVESVRALFATEFAVIDVIAFSVFTVEYIARVYCAPENPKYKHLSMPHWSHMRSGQAVIDLLTILPFILESFFSQHIDLRFLRVFRLMRMLKLTRYTSAMETLYKVVLREWQVIFASVFVMMLLVVLTASLGYLFEHTAQPDKFENIPQSIYWAVVTLASVGYGDISPITPMGRALTVVLALVGIGIFAIPAGLLASAFTDQLRIDRDAFKQRLMLAYEDGMLDNAERELIVAESERLHLSHEEVKRLTEEARAEFAAKEVEDQTRANGLVLDAKAHPALASAQFKLLVDQLALITQAAGEDALRKHLKQIPTEHQIELDVLALVSKRTL, encoded by the coding sequence ATGACCACCCATCACACATCGCCACTCGCCAGCTTTTACAAATGGGTGTTTGACCCAGAGTTCAAGCACGGCTTCCAACGTCAAGTTGAACGCACCATCGCGTTCTTGATCGTGGCGAGTGTGATTGCGGTATTGCTCGAGAACACACCTGAAATTTACAACGACTACAAGCATTGGTTTCATTGGTTTGATGTTCTCACCGTCGGTATCTTCACGGCTGAATATGTCATGCGGGTAGCCACTGCTCATCTCAATCCTGAGTTTGCAAATAAAAACTTTCCACGTTTGCGATATACCTTCAGTTTTTACGCACTGATCGACTTGATTGCCATCGCACCGTTTTACTTCGCACGCTTTGTCGATGTCGATGTGGAAATGTTGCGTGTCTTGCGAATCATGCGACTGGCGCGAATGTTCAAACTCTCACGCCAAATCATTCCTGCATGGCACGAGTTTCAAGAACTGAACCAAGGGCGCAGTTTCCGAGCCAAGGTCTATGCGATGCTGGAACCCACCGGCCACTCTGGCCGCCTGCACACCTACATCGACAATTTCATTGTGTTTTGGATTGCGTTGTCGATCATCTGTGTTGTGTTCGAAACCGTTGAATCTGTACGCGCCTTATTTGCCACCGAATTCGCCGTCATTGACGTGATCGCATTCAGCGTTTTCACTGTGGAATACATCGCTCGTGTTTACTGTGCCCCTGAAAACCCAAAGTACAAGCACCTGAGCATGCCGCATTGGTCGCACATGCGGTCTGGCCAAGCCGTCATTGATCTGCTGACCATCTTGCCTTTCATCTTAGAGAGCTTCTTTAGCCAACACATCGATTTGCGTTTCTTGCGTGTCTTCCGCTTGATGCGCATGCTCAAGCTCACACGCTACACCTCTGCGATGGAAACGCTCTACAAAGTCGTGTTACGCGAATGGCAGGTCATCTTCGCGTCGGTCTTTGTGATGATGTTGTTGGTGGTTCTGACTGCTAGCTTGGGCTATTTGTTTGAACACACAGCACAACCCGATAAGTTTGAAAACATTCCTCAATCCATTTACTGGGCTGTGGTCACTCTGGCTTCTGTGGGCTATGGCGACATCTCACCCATCACGCCCATGGGCCGCGCACTCACCGTGGTGTTGGCGCTGGTAGGCATCGGCATTTTCGCCATCCCCGCTGGTCTGTTGGCGTCTGCATTCACCGACCAACTCCGCATTGACCGCGATGCTTTCAAGCAACGTCTGATGCTGGCTTACGAAGACGGCATGCTCGACAACGCTGAGCGCGAATTGATCGTGGCAGAGTCTGAACGTTTGCACTTGTCACATGAAGAAGTCAAACGCCTGACTGAAGAGGCACGCGCAGAATTCGCCGCCAAAGAAGTAGAAGATCAAACACGCGCCAACGGTTTAGTCTTGGATGCCAAAGCACACCCTGCATTGGCCAGTGCTCAGTTCAAATTACTGGTGGATCAGTTGGCACTCATTACACAAGCAGCAGGGGAAGATGCCTTGCGCAAACATCTCAAACAGATACCCACCGAACATCAGATCGAACTGGATGTCTTGGCCCTTGTGTCAAAGCGAACGCTTTAG
- a CDS encoding flavin reductase family protein translates to MTYFYEPRLGHGLPHDPFNAIVGPRPIGWVSTRSNDGVLNLAPYSFFTAFNYIPPIVGFSSTGPKDSLRNVQENGMFVWNLVTRPLAEAMNQTCAPVGPEVNEFELAGLATAPSRVVDVPRVADSPVSFECRSTQIIQLEGLDKQKVPTWLVLGEVVGVHIAEHLLKDGIYDTASAGHILRGGGPADYFTIGPEQLFKMWRPKN, encoded by the coding sequence ATGACTTACTTCTATGAACCCCGTTTAGGCCACGGCCTACCCCACGATCCCTTCAACGCCATCGTCGGCCCTCGCCCCATTGGTTGGGTATCCACCCGCAGCAACGATGGTGTGTTAAACCTCGCCCCCTACAGCTTCTTCACCGCCTTCAACTACATCCCGCCCATTGTGGGTTTCTCAAGCACAGGCCCCAAAGACTCGCTGCGCAATGTGCAAGAGAACGGCATGTTTGTGTGGAACCTCGTCACACGTCCCTTGGCTGAAGCCATGAACCAAACCTGCGCGCCTGTGGGTCCAGAGGTGAATGAGTTTGAACTGGCTGGCTTAGCCACAGCACCATCCCGCGTGGTGGATGTGCCGCGCGTGGCCGATAGCCCCGTATCGTTTGAGTGCCGCAGCACGCAAATCATTCAACTCGAGGGTTTGGACAAACAGAAAGTCCCAACGTGGTTGGTCTTGGGTGAAGTGGTGGGCGTGCACATTGCTGAACACTTGCTCAAGGACGGCATTTACGACACCGCCAGTGCAGGACATATCTTGCGAGGAGGTGGACCTGCTGATTACTTCACCATCGGGCCTGAACAATTGTTCAAGATGTGGCGTCCGAAAAATTAA
- a CDS encoding sensor histidine kinase: MSDLHAKPSLRNRLMRHVLVPLAATWLVGAALVVGIASYFAQQAFDRALLDDAYLVASHVQRSADESGNLDLSLSAQEMSTVLFDQSESLYFAVLGPSGNLLAGHAGLRPPQFFEGSKPQFAAMEYQGRVLRTVTVHRHQPGEFYVVMAQTTASRDRLLQRLLTFSIVPQLLLLGLLAAWLQRAIEDDLTPLAALEEAVGQRDARDLTPVPVSATTRDVQRLGKAINALLGRIAASVQAQREFSGNVAHELRTPLAGIRALADYGLRQNDPQVWREQLQGIAQSQERASHLVDQLLALALADEAKQTLEQTELALDVLVGEAVLRFLPRADAAGIDLGAKGIDHTVKVHGNAALIEGILNNLIDNALRYGQSPHGESHITVSVTQTYTHVTLSVTDNGPGVPSDKLEQISQRGVQGAAGEALKAGVGLGLAIVGTYAKLLDARMSLTPAQPNGLCVSVQFQTRADLT, translated from the coding sequence ATGAGCGATCTACACGCCAAGCCTTCGCTTCGTAACCGTTTGATGCGCCATGTGCTGGTGCCCTTGGCCGCCACGTGGTTGGTGGGTGCAGCCTTGGTGGTGGGCATCGCGTCGTACTTCGCACAGCAGGCGTTTGACCGTGCGTTGTTGGATGATGCGTACTTGGTGGCTAGCCATGTGCAGCGCTCGGCTGATGAGTCGGGCAATTTGGATTTAAGCCTGTCCGCACAAGAGATGAGCACCGTACTTTTTGACCAAAGCGAGTCGCTGTACTTTGCGGTGTTGGGCCCTAGCGGTAATTTGTTGGCAGGTCACGCAGGCTTGCGTCCGCCACAGTTTTTTGAAGGAAGCAAACCGCAGTTTGCTGCCATGGAATATCAAGGGCGTGTGCTGCGCACGGTGACTGTGCATCGTCATCAGCCCGGTGAGTTTTATGTGGTGATGGCACAAACCACAGCCAGCCGTGATCGGTTGTTGCAGCGTTTGTTGACCTTTTCCATCGTTCCACAGTTGCTGTTGTTGGGTTTGTTGGCCGCTTGGCTGCAACGTGCGATTGAAGACGACCTGACGCCTTTGGCTGCTTTGGAAGAAGCCGTGGGGCAACGTGATGCGCGTGACCTGACGCCTGTGCCCGTGAGCGCCACGACCCGCGATGTGCAGCGATTGGGCAAAGCCATCAACGCCTTGCTAGGGCGTATTGCGGCGAGCGTGCAGGCGCAGCGCGAGTTCTCGGGTAATGTGGCGCATGAGTTGCGCACACCTCTGGCAGGCATTCGTGCGTTGGCCGATTACGGCTTACGCCAAAACGATCCGCAGGTATGGCGCGAACAACTGCAAGGCATTGCGCAAAGCCAAGAGCGAGCCAGTCATTTGGTGGACCAGTTGTTGGCCTTGGCGTTGGCCGACGAAGCCAAACAGACACTGGAGCAAACCGAGCTGGCATTGGATGTTTTGGTGGGTGAGGCTGTCTTGCGCTTCTTGCCACGTGCCGATGCCGCAGGTATTGATTTGGGGGCAAAGGGCATTGATCACACGGTCAAGGTGCATGGCAACGCCGCACTGATTGAAGGCATTTTGAACAACCTCATTGACAACGCTTTGCGTTATGGCCAAAGCCCTCATGGGGAAAGCCACATCACGGTGTCTGTGACGCAAACCTACACGCACGTGACCTTGTCCGTCACGGATAACGGTCCAGGCGTACCCAGCGACAAACTTGAGCAAATCAGCCAGCGCGGCGTACAAGGAGCAGCAGGCGAGGCACTCAAAGCTGGTGTCGGACTCGGTTTGGCGATTGTGGGAACCTATGCCAAGTTGTTAGATGCGCGTATGAGCCTCACGCCTGCGCAACCGAATGGTCTGTGTGTGTCCGTGCAATTTCAAACGCGCGCTGATCTCACATGA
- a CDS encoding response regulator transcription factor, translating into MRILLIEDDAVLQTVMLRSLSDAGHRVDAASHLEEGGHFWRVQAYDAVLLDLNLPLNVQPHAAQGSGLQLLREARARGDRTPVLVLTARNRTDERIAGLDAGADDYLGKPFDLDEVEARLRALVRRTQGVSDEVQVGRLRLNRKLGRVFMGDADLALPAREFEVLCELMTPPGRAVSKRVLSEKLSDFDEALGDNALEAFISRLRKKLADSGAKIRTLRGIGYVLEEQP; encoded by the coding sequence GTGCGAATTTTGTTGATTGAAGACGATGCCGTCTTGCAGACGGTCATGCTGCGCAGCTTGAGCGATGCAGGTCACCGCGTGGACGCCGCCAGCCATCTGGAAGAGGGTGGGCATTTTTGGCGCGTACAGGCGTATGACGCGGTGTTGCTAGATTTGAATTTGCCACTCAATGTCCAACCTCATGCCGCACAGGGCAGCGGCTTGCAGCTTTTGCGTGAAGCGCGTGCGCGTGGGGACCGGACCCCTGTGTTGGTGTTGACGGCTCGCAATCGAACCGATGAGCGTATTGCAGGCCTAGACGCGGGCGCCGATGACTATTTGGGTAAGCCATTTGATTTGGATGAGGTCGAAGCCCGTTTGCGAGCCTTGGTTCGACGCACCCAAGGTGTGAGCGATGAGGTGCAAGTGGGCCGTTTGCGGCTCAATCGCAAGCTAGGCCGTGTCTTTATGGGGGATGCCGACTTGGCGTTGCCAGCCCGCGAGTTTGAGGTGTTGTGTGAATTGATGACGCCACCAGGTCGAGCCGTGAGTAAGCGGGTGTTGTCAGAAAAACTGTCTGATTTTGATGAGGCTTTGGGGGACAACGCGCTAGAAGCCTTCATTTCAAGGTTGCGCAAAAAGCTAGCCGACAGTGGTGCCAAGATTCGCACGCTGCGCGGCATTGGCTACGTTTTAGAGGAACAGCCATGA
- a CDS encoding efflux RND transporter periplasmic adaptor subunit has translation MSIRHNLPDRLRTTADQLLNTPTKRYVAAGSALAIAVLAYALLNTDTPIKPPAPLPIVQGQQLRFPAGHPQLVLLGTIEAKAADSITIELPARLVWNEERTQRIYPAFAGRVLTLNADIGQSVNAGQVLATLASPEFGAAQADTAKALADAQVADRALARHQTLFEADVISRKELDLTEADALRARAELARAQARTRMYGSSANTVNQQLGLAATVKGVVVERNLSAGQEVRPDQGGPGNQALFVVSDPSVLWVQIDARESDTASLKPGTKIKLSLPNFPDQSFDAKITATGDFIDSNTRSIKVRAVIDNAQRLLKAEMLGTAHIERKLTAGVLVPASAVQLRGTEHWAYVQTEPGVFEPRRVKLGYEGLQEVLIVDGVQANELVVKENSLLLAREFRNAQDEARPHTSATSASTAASSTGQK, from the coding sequence ATGAGCATACGACATAACCTTCCAGACCGCTTGCGTACAACCGCTGATCAATTGCTGAACACCCCCACCAAACGCTATGTGGCGGCGGGTAGCGCATTGGCCATTGCCGTGCTGGCTTATGCCTTGTTGAATACCGACACCCCCATCAAACCACCCGCGCCCCTGCCCATTGTGCAAGGCCAACAGCTGCGTTTCCCTGCAGGTCACCCGCAGCTGGTTTTGCTAGGCACCATCGAGGCGAAAGCTGCCGATAGCATCACCATCGAACTGCCAGCACGCTTGGTTTGGAACGAGGAACGCACGCAACGCATCTATCCCGCCTTTGCCGGTCGTGTGTTGACGCTCAACGCCGACATTGGTCAAAGCGTGAATGCGGGTCAAGTACTGGCCACCTTGGCCTCCCCAGAGTTCGGTGCTGCGCAAGCGGACACAGCCAAGGCCTTGGCAGATGCCCAAGTGGCAGACCGCGCATTGGCTCGCCACCAAACGTTGTTTGAAGCCGACGTCATCTCTCGCAAAGAACTCGACCTGACCGAAGCAGATGCCTTACGCGCACGCGCAGAGTTGGCGCGTGCACAAGCCCGCACACGCATGTACGGCAGCAGTGCCAATACCGTCAACCAACAACTGGGCTTGGCCGCGACAGTCAAAGGGGTGGTGGTCGAGCGCAACCTCAGCGCAGGCCAAGAAGTTCGCCCCGACCAAGGTGGTCCCGGCAACCAAGCTTTGTTTGTGGTGAGCGACCCCAGTGTGCTGTGGGTGCAAATTGATGCGCGTGAATCTGACACGGCGTCCCTCAAACCCGGCACGAAAATCAAGCTGAGCTTGCCCAATTTCCCTGACCAAAGCTTTGATGCCAAGATCACCGCGACCGGTGACTTCATCGACAGCAACACCCGCTCCATCAAAGTGCGTGCCGTGATTGACAACGCGCAACGATTGCTCAAAGCTGAAATGCTGGGCACTGCGCACATTGAACGCAAATTGACGGCTGGCGTATTGGTGCCTGCCAGTGCGGTGCAATTGCGTGGCACCGAGCATTGGGCTTATGTACAAACCGAACCCGGTGTGTTTGAACCCCGCCGCGTCAAGCTCGGCTACGAGGGGCTGCAAGAAGTGCTCATCGTCGATGGCGTGCAAGCCAACGAATTGGTGGTCAAAGAAAACAGTTTGCTTTTAGCGCGTGAGTTTCGCAACGCACAAGACGAAGCCCGACCACACACCAGCGCCACATCTGCATCTACAGCCGCTAGCAGTACAGGTCAAAAATGA